Proteins co-encoded in one Fusarium musae strain F31 chromosome 3, whole genome shotgun sequence genomic window:
- a CDS encoding hypothetical protein (EggNog:ENOG41~BUSCO:EOG092632WW) yields MATTNSGQETEKVNTNIVTLTRFLTEEQAKHPEATGDFTLLCHALQFSFKSIAYYIRRATLVNLTGLAGSSNITGDDQKKLDVISNDLFIEAMRSSGKCALLVSEEEDEIIYFKDAHDAHYAVACDPIDGSSNLDAGVSVGTIFAIHKLPEGSKGVKEDILKPGTELLAAGFTMYGASAQLVITMRGGTVNGFTLDNGIGEFILSHPDMRLPKSRAIYSANEGNSLYWEDKTINYFNSLKQAQDDGKPYSSRYIGSMVADAYRTLLYGGIFAYPADKKSPKGKLRILYECAPMALIFENAGGQAVDSKMNRMLEVVPEHIHDRAGIFMGSYDEVEKVKKFHN; encoded by the exons ATGGCTACTACAAACAGCGGACAAGAAACCGAAAAGGTTAACACTAACATTGTTACCCTCACCCGCTTCCTCACTGAGGAGCAGGCCAAGCACCCAGAGGCCACTGGTGACTTCAC TCTATTGTGTCACGCTCTCCAGTTCTCCTTCAAGTCAATTGCCTACTACATTCGACGCGCTACCCTAGTCAACCTCACCGGTCTGGCTGGTTCTTCCAACATCACCGGCGACgaccagaagaagctcgatgTCATCTCCAATGACCTCTTCATCGAGGCCATGCGCTCGTCAGGCAAGTGTGCGCTCCTCGTctctgaagaggaggacgagatcATCTATTTCAAGGATGCTCATGACGCTCACTACGCCGTCGCTTGCGATCCCATTGACGGATCCTCCAACTTGGACGCCGGTGTCTCAGTCGGTACCATTTTCGCTATTCATAAGCTCCCCGAGGGCTCCAAGGGTGTCAAGGAGGATATCCTGAAGCCCGGTACTGAGCTTCTCGCTGCTGGTTTCACTATGTACGGCGCCTCTGCCCAGCTTGTCATCACTATGCGCGGTGGAACCGTCAACGGTTTCACTCTGGACAACGGCATTGGCGAGTTCATTCTGTCTCACCCCGACATGCGCCTCCCCAAGTCGCGCGCCATCTACTCTGCCAACGAGGGTAACTCTCTGTACTGGGAGGACAAGACCATCAACTACTTCAACTCTCTAAAGCAAGCTCAAGACGACGGCAAGCCCTACAGCTCGCGATACATCGGTTCCATGGTTGCCGATGCTTACCGAACTCTGCTCTACGGCGGTATCTTTGCTTACCCCGCCGACAAGAAGAGCCCCAAGGGCAAGCTCCGTATCCTGTACGAGTGCGCGCCCATGGCCCTCATCTTTGAGAATG CTGGTGGTCAAGCTGTCGACAGCAAGATGAACCGTATGCTCGAGGTGGTGCCCGAGCACATCCACGACAGGGCCGGTATCTTCATGGGTAGCTACGACGAGGTCgagaaggtgaagaagttCCACAACTGA
- a CDS encoding hypothetical protein (EggNog:ENOG41~BUSCO:EOG0926436T) yields MVADALVYHPTVAHYLRYMATTLGRDKLMRVLQYFARFYAWYLLRTNATPDKVAPWNALKKQFGLFRKVFRAGKFVEHYKAAATASDSKSLDPVLKYTQVGRQLGYAGYLTCDALTIPDAAGIRKWQHAKRLQQEAYRSWAIGIAFSIIGQLYTLRQLSVRASKVDLKEGEGVVESKTISIERAAAKKQLLCDLCDILVPVSGLGWVSFLDDGIVGLTGTLSSVIGVYTQWKKTA; encoded by the exons atggtCGCTGACGCTCTCGTCTACCACCCCACGGTAGCGCACTACCTGCGCTACATGGCCACAACCCTCGGTCGCGACAAGCTCATGCGAGTTCTTCAGTATTTCGCCCGCTTCTACGCATGGTATCTCCTCCGCACAAACGCAACCCCCGACAAGGTCGCCCCTTGGAACGCCCTCAAGAAGCAGTTCGGCCTGTTCCGAAAGGTCTTCCGAGCCGGAAAGTTCGTCGAGCACTACAAGGCCGCTGCCACCGCTTCCGACTCCAAGTCCCTCGACCCCGTCCTCAAGTACACCCAGGTCGGTCGCCAGCTGGGCTATGCTGGTTACCTCACCTGCGATGCCCTCACCATTCCTGATGCTGCCGGTATCAGGAAGTGGCAGCATGCCAAGCGCCTTCAGCAGGAGGCTTATAGATCCTGGGCTATTGGTATCGCCTTTAGCATCATTGGTCAGCTGTACACTCTGCGACAGCTGAGCGTGCGCGCATCAAAGGTTGATCTcaaggagggtgagggtgtTGTCGAGAGCAAGACCATCTCCAT TGAGCGCGCTGCCGCCAAGAAGCAACTCCTCTGCGATCTTTGCGATATCCTCGTTCCCGTCTCCGGTCTCGGATGGGTTTCCTTCCTCGATGACGGCATCGTTGGTCTTACTGGTACCTTGAGCAGTGTCATCGGTGTCTACACCCAATGGAAGAAGACTGCTTAA